One region of Moraxella sp. ZY210820 genomic DNA includes:
- a CDS encoding NAD(P)/FAD-dependent oxidoreductase produces MQHYDVMIIGAGASGLMCAIEAGKRGRSVLMLEKANKVGKKILMSGGGKCNFTNYTIEPEYYICHNPHFVISALSQYTQWDFIGLVSDYQIAYEERKHGQLFTINGSKEILNCLLDECNKTQNVTIKTHCEITQVDKKSDIFNIKTNLGQFSSSSLVIASGGLSIPTLGGSGFGYELAQQFGHSIYKTRAGLVPLCFSDYFKDITAKLSGNAIEVIVENKRACFKESMLFTHRGLSGPSILQLSNYWQQGERFFVNFLPELDILDLFKQQKQQHPKLLLRTILANHLPKSVVLELQSLLWQVQSDTPIAELSDQFLTQLADKLQHYPLKPSDTEGYRTAEVTLGGVNTDEVSSKTMQSKKTENLYLIGEVLDVTGHLGGYNFQWAWSSGYVAGQYV; encoded by the coding sequence ATGCAACATTATGATGTTATGATTATTGGTGCAGGTGCATCAGGTTTGATGTGTGCTATTGAAGCTGGTAAACGTGGTCGCTCAGTATTGATGTTAGAAAAAGCCAATAAAGTGGGTAAAAAAATTCTCATGTCAGGTGGTGGTAAATGTAATTTTACCAATTATACCATTGAACCAGAATATTATATTTGCCACAATCCACATTTTGTGATTTCTGCCCTATCTCAATATACACAATGGGATTTTATTGGTCTAGTTAGCGATTATCAGATTGCCTATGAAGAACGTAAACATGGACAATTATTTACCATCAATGGTTCAAAAGAAATTTTAAATTGCCTGCTTGATGAATGTAATAAAACGCAAAATGTTACCATTAAAACGCATTGTGAGATTACACAAGTTGATAAAAAATCAGATATTTTTAATATCAAAACCAATTTAGGTCAATTTTCATCATCATCATTAGTCATTGCTAGTGGTGGATTATCTATTCCAACATTAGGTGGTTCAGGTTTTGGCTATGAACTTGCTCAACAATTTGGACATTCCATTTATAAAACACGTGCAGGTTTAGTACCCTTGTGTTTTAGTGATTATTTTAAAGATATTACAGCTAAATTAAGTGGTAATGCCATCGAAGTCATTGTTGAAAATAAAAGAGCCTGTTTCAAAGAGTCCATGCTATTTACACATCGTGGTTTAAGTGGACCAAGTATTTTACAATTATCAAATTATTGGCAACAAGGCGAACGTTTTTTTGTTAATTTTTTACCAGAACTTGATATTTTGGACTTATTTAAACAGCAAAAACAACAGCATCCTAAATTATTATTACGCACTATTTTAGCCAATCATTTACCTAAAAGTGTGGTTTTAGAATTACAAAGTTTACTATGGCAAGTACAAAGCGATACACCAATCGCTGAATTAAGCGACCAATTTTTAACTCAACTTGCGGATAAATTACAACATTATCCACTTAAACCATCAGATACTGAAGGATATCGTACCGCAGAAGTAACTTTAGGCGGTGTAAATACTGATGAAGTATCATCAAAAACCATGCAAAGTAAAAAAACTGAAAATTTATATTTAATTGGTGAAGTGCTTGATGTTACAGGACATTTAGGTGGCTATAATTTCCAATGGGCATGGTCATCTGGTTACGTTGCAGGACAATATGTTTGA
- a CDS encoding low molecular weight protein tyrosine phosphatase family protein, with the protein MTNILFICSKNQWRSPTAERIFKDYPNIYTRSAGTSRQARHAVSSRDIAWADLIFVMEYHHKDYLKQHFRQDIRGKSIIVLDIADDYQYMNDELITLLKLSVEPYL; encoded by the coding sequence ATGACAAATATTTTATTTATTTGCTCAAAAAATCAATGGCGTAGTCCAACTGCTGAACGGATATTTAAGGATTATCCAAATATTTATACTCGTTCAGCAGGCACTAGTCGGCAAGCACGCCATGCGGTTTCTAGTCGAGATATTGCGTGGGCGGATTTAATTTTTGTCATGGAATATCATCATAAAGATTATCTCAAACAACATTTTCGGCAAGATATTCGTGGTAAATCTATCATCGTGTTAGATATTGCAGATGATTATCAATATATGAATGATGAATTGATTACATTGCTAAAATTAAGTGTTGAACCATATTTGTAA
- the pepP gene encoding Xaa-Pro aminopeptidase — protein MNNIDLPTLSSQDFKQRRDILAQNMGKNSIAIIATRAEMYRNRDADYKYRADSSFYYLTGFAEPEAVAVIETFERADDYRYTLFCRERNRDMEIWTGYRAGLQGAVEQYHADEAFAIDKIAEHILNKLSKKENLYYRIGQDKEFDSQVLSWLNQLDKKQRDGESSPQNIQQLDRILDEMRLFKSEKELDLMRTAAKISAQAHIQAMQKVRPNMMEYQLEAEINYIFGQYGCVPSYNSIVGGGENACILHYIDNNKMLKSGDLVLIDAGCEYQYYAGDITRTFPVNGKFTGEQKALYELVLTAQLSAIEQVKIGHHYRKPHETVMNILTQGLIDLGLLKGELNELIETEKYRQFFMHGTGHWLGMDVHDVGNYKNAQHQWRELQENMVLTIEPGLYIAPDDETVDARWRGIGIRIEDDVVVKNNHAEILTSDVVKSVADIEYLMAQ, from the coding sequence ATGAATAATATTGATTTACCAACATTATCATCACAAGATTTTAAACAACGCCGTGATATTTTAGCCCAAAATATGGGAAAAAATAGCATTGCTATTATTGCCACACGAGCGGAAATGTATCGTAATCGTGATGCGGATTATAAATATCGTGCAGATAGTAGTTTTTATTATTTAACGGGTTTTGCTGAACCTGAAGCGGTTGCGGTCATTGAAACCTTTGAACGTGCTGATGATTATCGCTATACCTTATTCTGCCGTGAGCGTAATCGTGATATGGAAATTTGGACAGGTTATCGAGCAGGATTACAAGGTGCAGTTGAGCAATATCATGCTGATGAAGCTTTTGCTATTGATAAAATCGCTGAACATATTTTAAATAAATTATCCAAAAAAGAAAATTTATATTATCGTATTGGGCAGGATAAAGAATTTGATAGTCAAGTATTATCATGGCTGAATCAGTTGGATAAAAAACAACGAGATGGCGAAAGTTCTCCGCAAAATATTCAACAGCTTGACCGTATTTTAGATGAAATGCGATTATTTAAGTCTGAAAAAGAATTAGATTTAATGCGTACTGCAGCAAAAATTTCTGCTCAAGCTCATATTCAAGCCATGCAAAAAGTGCGTCCAAATATGATGGAGTATCAATTAGAGGCAGAAATCAATTATATTTTTGGACAATATGGTTGTGTACCATCTTATAATAGTATTGTTGGTGGTGGTGAAAATGCGTGTATTTTACATTATATTGATAATAATAAAATGCTCAAATCAGGTGATTTAGTGTTAATTGATGCAGGTTGTGAATATCAATATTATGCAGGTGATATTACCCGAACTTTTCCTGTTAATGGTAAATTTACAGGTGAACAAAAAGCCTTATATGAATTGGTTTTAACCGCTCAATTATCAGCGATAGAGCAGGTTAAAATCGGTCATCATTATCGTAAACCACATGAAACGGTGATGAATATTTTAACGCAAGGTTTAATTGATTTAGGTTTATTAAAAGGTGAATTAAACGAGTTAATTGAAACTGAAAAATATCGTCAATTTTTTATGCATGGTACAGGACATTGGTTGGGTATGGACGTGCATGATGTCGGAAATTATAAAAATGCACAACATCAATGGCGAGAATTACAAGAAAATATGGTTTTAACCATTGAACCGGGATTATATATTGCCCCTGATGATGAAACCGTTGATGCACGTTGGCGTGGTATCGGTATTCGCATTGAAGATGATGTGGTGGTTAAAAATAATCATGCAGAAATATTAACATCAGACGTGGTGAAAAGCGTTGCTGATATTGAATATTTAATGGCACAATAA
- a CDS encoding LysE/ArgO family amino acid transporter — MSLSTFIYGMSVSFSLILAIGAQNAFVLKQGLKQEFVFIICLICAVSDAILIAVGVFGLGTIITQHPMIATLAKYAGAIFLFWYGLKNFISSFKGGNGLIAGGQDTQHFKKIIALTLAFTWLNPHVYLDTLVLIGTLSTPFHDKISFAIGAMSASFIFFFSLGYGARVLEPIFKNPKAWQILDFIIGVVMWGIALSLVFKS; from the coding sequence ATGAGTCTATCCACATTTATTTATGGTATGAGTGTCTCTTTTTCACTAATTTTAGCGATTGGTGCACAAAATGCCTTTGTATTAAAACAAGGACTTAAACAAGAATTTGTCTTTATTATCTGTTTAATTTGTGCGGTTTCTGATGCAATATTGATTGCTGTTGGTGTTTTTGGTTTAGGTACAATCATCACACAACATCCAATGATTGCGACCCTTGCCAAATATGCAGGTGCGATATTTTTATTTTGGTATGGTTTGAAAAATTTTATCAGCAGTTTTAAAGGCGGAAATGGTTTAATCGCTGGCGGACAAGATACGCAACATTTCAAGAAAATTATTGCCTTAACCTTAGCATTTACTTGGCTTAATCCACACGTTTATTTAGATACACTCGTTTTAATTGGTACACTTTCCACGCCTTTTCACGATAAAATTTCCTTTGCGATTGGTGCGATGAGTGCGTCTTTTATATTCTTTTTTAGTCTCGGTTATGGTGCAAGAGTTTTAGAACCCATTTTTAAAAATCCTAAAGCATGGCAAATTTTGGATTTTATCATTGGCGTAGTGATGTGGGGAATTGCGTTGAGTTTGGTTTTTAAATCCTAA
- the bioB gene encoding biotin synthase BioB produces MMVRNDWTREEIQALYQQPFLDLVFQAQQVHRQYFSANQIQVSTLLSIKTGRCPEDCKYCSQSAHYDSKLEAEKRIAVEKVIAEAKKAKESGSSRFCMGAAWRNPHERDMPYVLEMVREVKALGLETCMTLGMLNQSQAERLRDAGLDYYNHNLDTSREYYSNIISTRTFDDRLNTLEYVRQAGMKVCSGGIVGLGENQNDRIGLLHELSTLPIHPESVPINMLVPIEGTPLADVEKLDTIEWIRTIAVARIIMPASYIRLSAGRESLSDSDQALAFMAGANSIFSGDKLLTTPNAGQGQDQILFAKLGLTAEAPKLTVRDLAIDAMSA; encoded by the coding sequence ATGATGGTGCGTAATGACTGGACAAGAGAAGAAATACAGGCTTTGTATCAACAACCATTTTTGGATTTAGTATTTCAAGCTCAACAAGTTCATCGTCAATATTTTTCTGCTAACCAAATTCAGGTTAGCACCTTATTATCGATTAAAACAGGGCGTTGTCCTGAAGATTGTAAATACTGTTCGCAATCAGCACATTATGATTCTAAATTAGAAGCTGAAAAACGCATTGCCGTAGAAAAAGTCATTGCTGAAGCAAAAAAGGCAAAAGAAAGTGGTTCATCACGTTTTTGTATGGGGGCAGCATGGCGTAATCCACATGAGCGTGATATGCCTTATGTACTAGAAATGGTGCGTGAAGTAAAAGCATTAGGCTTAGAAACCTGTATGACTTTAGGTATGCTAAACCAATCACAAGCGGAACGTTTAAGAGATGCAGGTTTAGATTATTATAACCATAATTTAGATACATCTCGTGAATATTATAGCAATATTATCAGCACACGCACGTTTGATGACCGTTTAAATACGTTAGAATATGTACGTCAAGCAGGAATGAAAGTGTGTAGTGGCGGTATTGTGGGTTTGGGCGAAAATCAAAATGACCGTATTGGTTTATTACATGAATTATCCACCTTACCCATTCATCCAGAGTCTGTTCCGATTAATATGCTGGTACCGATTGAAGGTACACCATTGGCTGATGTGGAAAAATTAGACACGATTGAATGGATTCGTACCATTGCAGTGGCTCGCATTATTATGCCTGCCAGTTATATTCGTCTATCGGCAGGGCGTGAGTCGTTGAGTGATAGCGACCAAGCCTTAGCATTTATGGCGGGTGCAAATTCGATTTTCTCAGGAGATAAATTACTCACTACGCCAAATGCAGGGCAGGGGCAAGATCAGATTTTATTTGCAAAATTAGGTTTGACTGCTGAAGCTCCAAAATTAACTGTACGAGATTTAGCGATTGATGCGATGAGTGCTTAA
- a CDS encoding iron-containing alcohol dehydrogenase gives MTSSYYEFFCPVKMMAGHSALENIPFELKSLGAKRPLVITFKSAKKHGTLGLLEQVFSATDMQIAGIFDRVPPDSSLEVVQEIAKYYRHQGCDSILALGGGSVIDTAKAVNILVSEGGDDLLQYVGSHHLPKPLKPLFVIPTTSGTGSEVTMVTVIADKQRQQKIAVASYYLMPNVAVLDPRMTQTLPAEMTAQTAMDALTHAIEAYIGLAHNPISDSYAFTAVEKISQNLVPCLDDLENSNLRLELAQASTMAGIAFSNSMVGAVHALGHALGAVTDLPHGVCMNLFLPYVLEYNLEHCRERLARLLLALAGDEIYSQTPVAQRAEQSIVIIKNLREQLKLKANLPRTLQETGRVHQAQFDAIADKALDDGSIIFNQRELERDDILKLLHKAWE, from the coding sequence ATGACTTCATCTTATTATGAATTTTTTTGCCCAGTTAAAATGATGGCAGGGCATTCCGCTTTGGAAAATATTCCATTTGAATTAAAAAGTCTAGGGGCAAAACGTCCGTTGGTCATTACCTTTAAAAGTGCTAAAAAACATGGCACATTGGGATTGTTGGAGCAAGTATTTTCTGCGACAGATATGCAAATTGCAGGTATTTTTGACCGTGTGCCGCCAGATTCTAGCTTAGAAGTGGTACAAGAAATTGCCAAATATTATCGTCATCAAGGGTGTGATAGTATTTTAGCATTGGGTGGTGGCTCGGTGATTGATACAGCAAAAGCGGTGAATATTTTGGTGTCCGAAGGCGGAGATGATTTATTGCAATATGTCGGCTCACATCATTTACCAAAACCGTTAAAACCGTTATTTGTCATTCCAACTACATCGGGAACGGGTTCAGAAGTTACGATGGTAACCGTGATTGCAGATAAACAACGCCAACAAAAAATTGCTGTTGCATCATATTATTTAATGCCTAATGTTGCGGTGCTTGACCCACGCATGACGCAAACATTACCTGCGGAAATGACTGCTCAAACGGCAATGGACGCTTTAACTCATGCGATAGAAGCTTATATTGGTTTAGCTCATAATCCAATTAGTGATAGTTATGCGTTTACAGCAGTTGAAAAAATTAGTCAAAATTTAGTGCCATGTTTAGATGATTTAGAGAATAGCAATTTACGTTTAGAATTAGCACAGGCCTCAACGATGGCAGGTATTGCTTTTTCTAATTCAATGGTTGGAGCTGTACACGCTTTAGGTCATGCTTTGGGAGCGGTAACTGATTTACCGCATGGCGTGTGTATGAATTTATTTTTGCCTTATGTTTTAGAATATAATTTAGAGCATTGCCGTGAACGTTTAGCACGTTTATTATTAGCATTAGCAGGAGATGAAATTTATAGTCAAACACCTGTTGCTCAACGTGCAGAACAAAGTATTGTTATCATTAAAAATTTGCGTGAACAGTTAAAACTTAAAGCAAATTTACCACGCACGTTACAAGAAACTGGGCGTGTACATCAAGCTCAATTTGATGCAATTGCAGATAAAGCTTTAGATGATGGTTCGATTATTTTTAATCAACGTGAATTAGAGCGTGATGATATTTTAAAGCTATTACATAAAGCGTGGGAATAA
- a CDS encoding DUF1176 domain-containing protein — MKFKTLLMMGLFSLANMSFADSTLQYPSHAPFKGLEFEHHDWQVSCDNIGTCRIAGYHQEEETRRLVSVLFTRTMDSKKPIQGVVQVDLLYDTVFDYILPLEMKINGKSYGQIRKVKDEHLLNTTQIQALIQHANQNAKIEFIAGEYVWQLSDKGMRAVLLKADEYQQRVNTPSAFTKKGNQANPQGRYYIPSITAKSLPRQLNQRSIAFNSKQGQALVKILAQTVDTRAVIDIDSKSSKPHCRDLVDTEAVHSPAFHVIDVSKTQKLVSYQCWSGAYNTGYGVWLMNYDLSQVQQLVTVHASDVPDRQYPDNKIMANHKGLGTGDCWVNETWTWNGQKFIKTYAGSTGMCRGFTGGAWALPTYSVDLDNNKSQRAILSNGS, encoded by the coding sequence ATGAAATTTAAAACTTTATTGATGATGGGATTATTTTCGCTTGCAAATATGAGTTTTGCTGACAGTACATTGCAATATCCAAGTCATGCACCATTTAAAGGTTTAGAGTTTGAGCATCATGATTGGCAAGTCAGTTGCGATAATATTGGAACTTGCCGTATTGCAGGTTATCATCAGGAAGAAGAAACACGCCGTTTAGTGAGCGTATTATTCACTCGTACGATGGACTCTAAAAAACCGATTCAAGGGGTGGTTCAAGTTGACTTATTATACGATACGGTATTTGACTATATACTTCCCTTAGAAATGAAAATTAATGGTAAATCCTATGGGCAGATTCGTAAGGTGAAGGACGAACATCTCTTAAATACAACACAAATTCAGGCGTTAATTCAACATGCCAATCAAAATGCGAAAATCGAATTTATCGCAGGGGAATATGTGTGGCAATTATCTGACAAAGGTATGCGTGCGGTTTTGTTAAAAGCTGATGAATATCAACAACGTGTCAATACGCCATCGGCTTTTACCAAAAAAGGAAATCAAGCCAATCCGCAAGGTCGTTATTATATACCATCAATCACAGCGAAATCTTTACCGAGACAGCTCAATCAACGCTCTATTGCGTTTAATAGTAAACAAGGGCAAGCCTTAGTTAAAATTTTAGCTCAAACGGTGGATACCCGTGCAGTCATTGATATTGATAGCAAATCAAGTAAACCACATTGTAGAGATTTGGTTGATACTGAAGCAGTTCATTCTCCAGCATTTCACGTGATTGATGTATCAAAAACGCAAAAACTCGTGTCTTATCAATGTTGGTCGGGGGCGTATAATACGGGCTATGGTGTGTGGTTGATGAATTATGATTTAAGTCAAGTACAACAATTAGTTACTGTCCATGCCAGTGATGTACCTGACCGCCAATATCCAGATAATAAAATTATGGCAAATCATAAAGGTCTTGGTACGGGTGATTGTTGGGTCAATGAAACATGGACATGGAATGGTCAAAAATTTATCAAAACTTATGCAGGTAGTACAGGAATGTGTCGTGGTTTCACAGGTGGTGCGTGGGCTTTACCGACCTATTCTGTTGATTTAGATAATAATAAATCACAGCGTGCTATATTGTCTAATGGGAGTTAA
- the lipB gene encoding lipoyl(octanoyl) transferase LipB, translating into MQLNIRYFTLLQDYQHTFETMQQFTHQRDEYTTDELWLLQHNSVLTQGQAGKAEHILIPSDIPVVQTDRGGQVTWHGEGQLVAYFLFDLNRLKWNVRQLVDFSENMMIDILAKYGIHAYAKKDAPGVYVDERKIGSLGFKIRKGRSYHGFALNVDCDLRGFQTINPCGYAGLEMVRMCDLLDNSPSMNELMDLCTQYLQEKNIYQQIHVEKINEI; encoded by the coding sequence ATGCAATTAAATATTCGTTATTTTACATTGTTACAGGATTATCAACATACTTTTGAAACGATGCAACAATTCACACATCAGCGAGATGAATATACAACTGATGAGTTATGGTTATTGCAACATAATTCTGTTTTAACGCAAGGACAAGCAGGAAAAGCTGAACATATTTTAATTCCGAGCGATATTCCTGTGGTACAAACTGATCGTGGTGGACAGGTAACATGGCATGGAGAAGGGCAACTCGTGGCATATTTTCTATTTGATTTAAATCGCTTAAAATGGAATGTACGCCAACTAGTTGATTTTTCTGAAAATATGATGATTGATATTTTGGCAAAATATGGCATTCATGCTTATGCTAAAAAAGATGCACCGGGGGTGTATGTTGATGAGCGTAAAATTGGTTCTTTAGGTTTTAAAATTCGCAAAGGTCGTAGTTATCATGGTTTTGCTCTCAATGTTGATTGCGATTTGCGTGGCTTTCAAACCATCAATCCTTGTGGTTATGCAGGTTTAGAAATGGTGCGTATGTGTGATTTATTAGATAATTCGCCAAGTATGAATGAGTTGATGGATTTATGTACACAATATTTGCAAGAAAAAAATATTTATCAACAAATTCATGTGGAGAAAATTAATGAAATTTAA
- a CDS encoding lysozyme inhibitor LprI family protein, translating into MKKKSILVSIFTSMMLLSACDKLPLAKPKLQCNDEVAKQHIQQIFLDSVNEKAKLDVKDMISDGHPIDMSHLTSLMSQINVQLVDVRTVQADDKSSKKLCEANLTVKIPADLVEEADLARELMERESIQQQAVFNELKFENNTLHYDVAYSVQPTDDGQKIYGILENADKASKFTSEMISDILWKPIIEQLQKQHQAELELAEAKYQAEQEKQAQTRVEYVAVLEKEAKQNLEKANTKLNLVWNAATAETRQELLPEQKTWLKKRELECKLKAQDAEKDDEKEIERLKCETSMTDKRTDELKAQISEMQAN; encoded by the coding sequence ATGAAAAAAAAATCAATATTAGTTAGTATATTTACGAGTATGATGTTGCTATCAGCTTGTGATAAATTGCCATTGGCAAAACCAAAATTACAATGTAATGATGAAGTTGCTAAACAACATATTCAACAAATATTTTTGGATAGTGTGAATGAAAAAGCAAAACTTGATGTTAAGGACATGATTAGTGATGGACATCCAATTGATATGTCGCATTTAACATCATTAATGTCGCAAATAAACGTACAATTAGTTGATGTACGCACAGTACAAGCTGATGATAAAAGTAGTAAAAAATTATGTGAAGCCAATTTAACAGTAAAAATTCCAGCAGATTTAGTGGAAGAAGCAGATTTGGCTCGTGAATTAATGGAACGTGAAAGCATTCAACAGCAAGCAGTTTTTAATGAGCTAAAGTTTGAAAATAATACTTTACATTATGATGTGGCTTATAGTGTACAGCCAACTGATGATGGGCAAAAAATTTATGGAATATTAGAAAACGCAGATAAAGCGAGTAAATTTACCAGTGAAATGATTTCTGATATTTTATGGAAACCAATTATTGAACAGTTACAAAAACAACATCAAGCAGAATTAGAGCTTGCAGAAGCAAAATATCAAGCTGAACAAGAAAAACAAGCGCAAACACGAGTGGAATATGTGGCAGTTTTGGAAAAAGAAGCCAAACAGAACTTAGAAAAAGCGAATACGAAATTGAATTTGGTGTGGAATGCCGCAACAGCTGAAACACGTCAAGAATTATTACCAGAACAAAAAACTTGGCTGAAAAAACGTGAGTTAGAATGTAAACTCAAAGCTCAAGATGCAGAAAAAGATGATGAAAAAGAAATCGAACGTTTAAAATGTGAAACATCGATGACTGATAAACGTACTGATGAACTGAAAGCACAAATCTCAGAAATGCAAGCCAATTAA
- a CDS encoding NAD+ synthase yields MKNFKIALAQFSPVTGNVVANTHKMIEQANQAKQQNADIIVFPELSMVGYSSEDLLLRTSLQQRIQQNFVQLQDVKDIIMVFGFVHQDEQGQRYNSAAVMKDGQILGVYHKQNLPNYGIFDEKRYFTEGQQHLVFDYLGHRFGVLICEDAWALPTVQQLAQLNVQTILVLNASPYEVGKPQHRVQTLGELARQMNINLVYVNQVGGQDDLIFDGSSFVVNQEGKVQLSAPSFQEGIFYCDYVNDDKSYQQAQVVDSTNTIAEIYQALVMATRDYVQRLGFNGVVLGLSGGIDSALTLAIAVDALGADKVQALMMPYTYTSSMSVEDAQQQAQRLGITFGVAEIHPIVSSFQQTLYPFCGDTTQEITEENLQARARGTLLMGLSNKFGNLVLATGNKSELAVGYCTLYGDMVGGFAPLKDVYKSIVFELAKYRNSLEESPIIPERVINRPPSAELRPEQTDQDSLPAYDVLDGILYAYIEEDLSLEEIVAKGFESELVQKVVQMVERSEYKRRQGAIGPRISPKAFGRERRMPIVQGWKA; encoded by the coding sequence ATGAAAAATTTTAAAATAGCACTTGCACAATTTTCACCAGTAACGGGCAATGTTGTGGCAAATACACATAAAATGATTGAACAGGCAAATCAAGCAAAGCAACAAAATGCGGATATTATTGTTTTTCCTGAACTTTCAATGGTGGGATATTCATCAGAAGATTTGTTATTGCGTACTAGTTTACAACAACGCATTCAACAAAATTTTGTACAGTTACAAGATGTGAAAGATATAATCATGGTCTTTGGTTTTGTTCATCAAGATGAGCAAGGACAACGCTATAACTCGGCTGCTGTGATGAAAGATGGACAAATATTAGGCGTTTATCATAAACAAAATCTACCAAACTATGGTATTTTTGATGAAAAACGTTACTTTACTGAGGGACAGCAACATTTAGTTTTTGATTATTTAGGACATCGTTTTGGTGTATTGATTTGTGAAGATGCGTGGGCATTACCAACAGTACAACAACTTGCACAATTAAATGTACAAACAATATTAGTATTAAATGCATCGCCTTATGAAGTAGGTAAACCACAACATCGTGTACAAACTTTAGGCGAATTGGCACGACAAATGAATATCAACTTAGTCTATGTCAATCAAGTGGGTGGACAAGATGATTTGATTTTTGATGGCTCTAGTTTTGTGGTAAACCAAGAAGGGAAGGTGCAATTATCTGCACCAAGTTTCCAAGAAGGAATATTTTATTGTGATTATGTGAATGATGATAAGAGTTATCAACAAGCTCAAGTTGTTGATTCTACTAATACCATTGCAGAAATTTATCAGGCTTTGGTAATGGCAACACGTGATTATGTACAACGTTTAGGCTTTAATGGCGTAGTTTTAGGCTTATCTGGTGGTATTGACTCTGCATTGACTTTAGCGATAGCAGTTGATGCATTGGGGGCAGATAAAGTCCAAGCGTTAATGATGCCTTATACTTATACTTCATCGATGAGTGTAGAAGATGCTCAACAACAAGCACAACGTTTAGGTATTACTTTTGGCGTAGCTGAAATTCACCCAATTGTCTCAAGTTTCCAACAAACTTTATATCCATTCTGCGGTGATACCACACAAGAAATTACCGAAGAAAATTTACAAGCACGTGCACGTGGTACGTTATTAATGGGCTTATCAAATAAATTTGGTAATTTGGTGTTAGCAACAGGCAATAAATCAGAATTAGCAGTGGGCTATTGTACACTTTATGGTGATATGGTGGGTGGTTTTGCTCCATTGAAAGATGTATATAAGAGCATTGTATTTGAATTGGCGAAGTATCGTAACAGCTTAGAAGAAAGTCCAATTATTCCAGAGCGTGTGATTAATCGTCCGCCATCAGCTGAATTACGTCCAGAGCAAACTGACCAAGATAGTTTACCAGCTTATGATGTCTTAGATGGTATTTTATATGCTTATATTGAAGAAGATTTATCACTTGAAGAAATTGTAGCTAAAGGTTTTGAATCAGAACTTGTACAAAAAGTTGTACAGATGGTTGAGCGTAGCGAATATAAACGCCGTCAAGGGGCTATCGGTCCACGTATTAGTCCAAAAGCATTTGGTCGTGAACGCCGTATGCCAATTGTACAAGGTTGGAAAGCCTAA